The DNA region GACGACGGCCTCGGGACGCGAGCGCAGATTGTGTGTCCACGCCGGATCGTTCGGCCTCCCCCAATTGGAGCCGACGAGCACGAAACCCTCCTCGTGCGGAAAGTACAAAAGATTGGTACTGCGGGGCAGCCCGCTCTTCCGGCCGGTCGTGGTCAGCCGGAGGGAAGGGAGCCCGGCCAGCGCGACCAGGCTCACCTTCCCCTTGAAGAGCCGGTGGAGTCTCTTGTCCACCCAGATGATCCCGCCCGCGAGCCCCATCAGCCACGGTCTGGTGCCGAGCACGCGGGCGAGCGACGTGAGAGGGTTAGCCACGGACAGATCTTGCCAGGCTCACCCCGAACCGCGATTCCGAGTCCGTCCACCATTCCTCCACGGAGAAACCGGCTTCGGCCAGTTCCGCGGCGATTCCCTCCCGCCGGAACTTCGCGGAGATCTCGGTGCGCACGTATTCGCCCTCGGCGAACTTCACCTGCAGGTCGGCGCCCGGGATGTCGACGGTCAGCGGTGCACGGGCCCG from Amycolatopsis sp. EV170708-02-1 includes:
- a CDS encoding nitroreductase family deazaflavin-dependent oxidoreductase; this encodes MGLAGGIIWVDKRLHRLFKGKVSLVALAGLPSLRLTTTGRKSGLPRSTNLLYFPHEEGFVLVGSNWGRPNDPAWTHNLRSRPEAVVALAGKEIPVRARELLGDEYEAMWKLLLEFWPGYSMEADAARRVLPIFELKTTTR